From Diceros bicornis minor isolate mBicDic1 chromosome 21, mDicBic1.mat.cur, whole genome shotgun sequence, the proteins below share one genomic window:
- the LRP12 gene encoding low-density lipoprotein receptor-related protein 12 isoform X2, with product MARRWSTKESPRWRSALVLLFLAGVYACGETPEQIRAPSGIITSPGWPSEYPAKINCSWFIRANPGEIITISFQDFDIQGSRRCSLDWLTIETYKNIESYRVCGSTIPPPYISSQDHVWIRFHSDDSISRKGFRLSYFSGKSEEPHCACDQFRCGNGKCIPEAWKCNNMDECGDSSDEEICGREANPPPSASSQPCAYNQFQCLSRFTKVYTCLPESLKCDGNIDCLDLGDEIDCDVPTCGQWLKYFYGTFNSPNYPDFYPPGSNCTWLIDTGDHRKVILRFTDFKLDGTGYGDYVKIYDGLEENPHKLLRVLTAFDSHAPLTVVSSSGQIRVHFCADKVNAARGFNATYQVDGFCLPWEIPCGGNWGCYTEQQRCDGYWHCPNGRDEINCTMCQKEEFPCSRNGVCYPRSDRCNYQNHCPNGSDEKNCFFCQPGNFHCKNNRCVFESWVCDSQDDCGDGSDEENCPVIVPTRVITAAVIGSLICGLLLVIALGCTCKLYSLRMFERRSFETQLSRVEAELLRREAPPSYGQLIAQGLIPPVEDFPVCSPNQASVLENLRLAVRSQLGFTSIRLPMAGRSSNIWNRIFNFARSRHSGSLALVSADGDEVGPSQSTSREPERNHTHRSLFSVESDDTDTENERRDTAGASGGVAAPLPQKVPPITAVEATVGASGSSSAQSTRGGHTDNGRDVTSVDPPSVSPARHQLTSALSRMTQGLRWVRFTLGRSSSVNQNQSPLRQLDNGINGREDDDDVEMLIPVSDGASDLDVSDCSRPLLDLASDQGQGFRPPCSATDPGVRPSNRDGPCERCGIVHTAQVPDTCLEATLKNEMSDDEALLLC from the exons CTTGTGGAGAGACTCCAGAACAAATTCGAGCACCTAGTGGTATAATCACGAGCCCAGGCTGGCCTTCTGAATATCCTGCCAAAATCAACTGTAGCTGGTTCATAAGGGCAAACCCAGGGGAAATCATTACTATAAG TTTTCAGGATTTTGATATTCAAGGATCCAGAAGATGCAGTTTGGACTGGCTGACAATAGAAACATACAAGAATATTGAAAGTTACAGAGTGTGTGGTTCCACAATTCCACCACCATATATTTCTTCACAAGACCACGTCTGGATCAGGTTCCATTCCGATGACAGTATCTCTAGAAAGGGTTTCAGACTGTCATATTTTTCAG GGAAATCTGAGGAACCACACTGTGCTTGTGATCAGTTTCGTTGTGGTAATGGGAAGTGTATACCGGAAGCCTGGAAAtgtaataacatggatgaatgtgGAGACAGTTCTGATGAAGAGATCTGTGGCCGAGAAGCTAATCCTCCACCGTCTGCTTCTTCTCAACCCTGTGCTTACAACCAGTTCCAGTGTCTGTCCCGATTTACCAAAGTTTACACTTGCCTCCCGGAATCTTTAAAATGCGATGGGAACATTGACTGCCTCGACCTAGGGGATGAGATAGACTGTGATGTGCCAACTTGTGGGCAgtggttaaaatatttttatggtacTTTTAATTCTCCCAATTATCCAGACTTTTATCCTCCTGGAAGCAATTGCACCTGGTTAATAGACACTGGTGATCACCGTAAAGTCATTTTACGCTTCACTGACTTTAAACTGGATGGTACTGGTTATGGTGATTATGTCAAAATATACGATGGATTAGAGGAGAATCCACACAAGCTTTTGCGTGTGTTAACTGCTTTTGATTCTCATGCGCCTCTTACAGTTGTTTCTTCTTCTGGACAGATAAGGGTACATTTTTGTGCTGATAAAGTGAATGCTGCAAGGGGATTTAATGCTACTTACCAAGTAGATGGCTTCTGTTTGCCGTGGGAAATACCCTGTGGAGGTAACTGGGGGTGTTATACTGAGCAGCAGCGATGTGATGGGTACTGGCATTGTCCAAATGGAAGGGACGAAATCAATTGTACCATGTGCCAAAAGGAAGAATTCCCATGTTCCCGAAACGGTGTCTGTTATCCTCGTTCTGATCGTTGCAACTACCAGAATCATTGCCCAAATGGCTCAGATGAAAAAAACTGCTTTTTTTGCCAGCCAGGAAATTTTCATTGTAAAAACAATCGTTGTGTGTTTGAAAGCTGGGTGTGTGATTCTCAGGACGACTGCGGAGATGGCAGCGATGAGGAGAATTGCCCAGTGATTGTGCCTACCAGAGTCATAACTGCGGCCGTCATAGGGAGCCTTATCTGTGGCCTCTTACTGGTCATAGCGTTGGGATGCACCTGTAAGCTTTACTCTCTGAGAATGTTTGAACGAAG GTCATTTGAGACACAGTTGTCAAGAGTGGAAGCAGAACTGTTAAGAAGAGAAGCCCCTCCCTCTTACGGACAGTTGATTGCTCAGGGTTTAATTCCACCGGTTGAGGATTTCCCTGTTTGTTCCCCTAATCAG gCTTCTGTTTTGGAAAACCTGAGGCTAGCCGTGCGATCCCAGCTTGGATTTACTTCAATCAGGCTTCCTATGGCAGGCAGATCCAGCAACATTTGGAATcgtatttttaattttgcaagATCGCGTCATTCAGGGTCATTGGCTTTGGTCTCAGCAGATGGAGATGAGGTTGGCCCTAGTCAGAGTACCAGCAGAGAACCTGAAAGAAATCATACTCACAGAAGTTTGTTTTCCGTGGAGTCTGAcgacacagacacagaaaatgaaagaagagatacGGCAGGAGCATCTGGTGGGGTTGCAGCTCCCTTGCCGCAAAAAGTCCCTCCCATAACAGCGGTAGAAGCAACAGTGGGAGCAAGTGGAAGTTCCTCTGCTCAGAGTACCCGAGGTGGTCACACAGATAATGGAAGGGATGTGACAAGTGTGGACCCCCCAAGTGTGAGTCCAGCACGTCACCAGCTCACAAGTGCACTAAGTCGTATGACTCAGGGGCTGCGTTGGGTACGTTTTACATTGGGGCGATCAAGCTCTGTAAACCAGAACCAGAGCCCTTTGAGACAACTTGATAATGGGATAAATGGAAGAGAAGACGACGATGATGTCGAAATGCTAATTCCAGTTTCTGATGGAGCTTCAGACTTGGACGTGAGTGACTGCTCCAGACCTCTTCTTGATCTCGCCTCAGATCAAGGACAAGGGTTTAGACCACCCTGTAGTGCAACAGACCCTGGGGTGAGGCCAAGTAATCGAGATGGCCCTTGTGAGCGCTGTGGTATTGTCCACACAGCCCAGGTACCGGACACTTGCTTGGAAGCAACACTGAAAAATGAAATGAGTGATGATGAGGCTTTGTTACTTTGTTAG
- the LRP12 gene encoding low-density lipoprotein receptor-related protein 12 isoform X3, with protein MLKETPRNPVGKAVQGFQLLVYCSFQDFDIQGSRRCSLDWLTIETYKNIESYRVCGSTIPPPYISSQDHVWIRFHSDDSISRKGFRLSYFSGKSEEPHCACDQFRCGNGKCIPEAWKCNNMDECGDSSDEEICGREANPPPSASSQPCAYNQFQCLSRFTKVYTCLPESLKCDGNIDCLDLGDEIDCDVPTCGQWLKYFYGTFNSPNYPDFYPPGSNCTWLIDTGDHRKVILRFTDFKLDGTGYGDYVKIYDGLEENPHKLLRVLTAFDSHAPLTVVSSSGQIRVHFCADKVNAARGFNATYQVDGFCLPWEIPCGGNWGCYTEQQRCDGYWHCPNGRDEINCTMCQKEEFPCSRNGVCYPRSDRCNYQNHCPNGSDEKNCFFCQPGNFHCKNNRCVFESWVCDSQDDCGDGSDEENCPVIVPTRVITAAVIGSLICGLLLVIALGCTCKLYSLRMFERRSFETQLSRVEAELLRREAPPSYGQLIAQGLIPPVEDFPVCSPNQASVLENLRLAVRSQLGFTSIRLPMAGRSSNIWNRIFNFARSRHSGSLALVSADGDEVGPSQSTSREPERNHTHRSLFSVESDDTDTENERRDTAGASGGVAAPLPQKVPPITAVEATVGASGSSSAQSTRGGHTDNGRDVTSVDPPSVSPARHQLTSALSRMTQGLRWVRFTLGRSSSVNQNQSPLRQLDNGINGREDDDDVEMLIPVSDGASDLDVSDCSRPLLDLASDQGQGFRPPCSATDPGVRPSNRDGPCERCGIVHTAQVPDTCLEATLKNEMSDDEALLLC; from the exons ATGCTTAAAGAGACTCCAAGGAACCCCGTAGGAAAAGCTGTGCAAGGATTTCAACTGCTTGTGTACTGCAG TTTTCAGGATTTTGATATTCAAGGATCCAGAAGATGCAGTTTGGACTGGCTGACAATAGAAACATACAAGAATATTGAAAGTTACAGAGTGTGTGGTTCCACAATTCCACCACCATATATTTCTTCACAAGACCACGTCTGGATCAGGTTCCATTCCGATGACAGTATCTCTAGAAAGGGTTTCAGACTGTCATATTTTTCAG GGAAATCTGAGGAACCACACTGTGCTTGTGATCAGTTTCGTTGTGGTAATGGGAAGTGTATACCGGAAGCCTGGAAAtgtaataacatggatgaatgtgGAGACAGTTCTGATGAAGAGATCTGTGGCCGAGAAGCTAATCCTCCACCGTCTGCTTCTTCTCAACCCTGTGCTTACAACCAGTTCCAGTGTCTGTCCCGATTTACCAAAGTTTACACTTGCCTCCCGGAATCTTTAAAATGCGATGGGAACATTGACTGCCTCGACCTAGGGGATGAGATAGACTGTGATGTGCCAACTTGTGGGCAgtggttaaaatatttttatggtacTTTTAATTCTCCCAATTATCCAGACTTTTATCCTCCTGGAAGCAATTGCACCTGGTTAATAGACACTGGTGATCACCGTAAAGTCATTTTACGCTTCACTGACTTTAAACTGGATGGTACTGGTTATGGTGATTATGTCAAAATATACGATGGATTAGAGGAGAATCCACACAAGCTTTTGCGTGTGTTAACTGCTTTTGATTCTCATGCGCCTCTTACAGTTGTTTCTTCTTCTGGACAGATAAGGGTACATTTTTGTGCTGATAAAGTGAATGCTGCAAGGGGATTTAATGCTACTTACCAAGTAGATGGCTTCTGTTTGCCGTGGGAAATACCCTGTGGAGGTAACTGGGGGTGTTATACTGAGCAGCAGCGATGTGATGGGTACTGGCATTGTCCAAATGGAAGGGACGAAATCAATTGTACCATGTGCCAAAAGGAAGAATTCCCATGTTCCCGAAACGGTGTCTGTTATCCTCGTTCTGATCGTTGCAACTACCAGAATCATTGCCCAAATGGCTCAGATGAAAAAAACTGCTTTTTTTGCCAGCCAGGAAATTTTCATTGTAAAAACAATCGTTGTGTGTTTGAAAGCTGGGTGTGTGATTCTCAGGACGACTGCGGAGATGGCAGCGATGAGGAGAATTGCCCAGTGATTGTGCCTACCAGAGTCATAACTGCGGCCGTCATAGGGAGCCTTATCTGTGGCCTCTTACTGGTCATAGCGTTGGGATGCACCTGTAAGCTTTACTCTCTGAGAATGTTTGAACGAAG GTCATTTGAGACACAGTTGTCAAGAGTGGAAGCAGAACTGTTAAGAAGAGAAGCCCCTCCCTCTTACGGACAGTTGATTGCTCAGGGTTTAATTCCACCGGTTGAGGATTTCCCTGTTTGTTCCCCTAATCAG gCTTCTGTTTTGGAAAACCTGAGGCTAGCCGTGCGATCCCAGCTTGGATTTACTTCAATCAGGCTTCCTATGGCAGGCAGATCCAGCAACATTTGGAATcgtatttttaattttgcaagATCGCGTCATTCAGGGTCATTGGCTTTGGTCTCAGCAGATGGAGATGAGGTTGGCCCTAGTCAGAGTACCAGCAGAGAACCTGAAAGAAATCATACTCACAGAAGTTTGTTTTCCGTGGAGTCTGAcgacacagacacagaaaatgaaagaagagatacGGCAGGAGCATCTGGTGGGGTTGCAGCTCCCTTGCCGCAAAAAGTCCCTCCCATAACAGCGGTAGAAGCAACAGTGGGAGCAAGTGGAAGTTCCTCTGCTCAGAGTACCCGAGGTGGTCACACAGATAATGGAAGGGATGTGACAAGTGTGGACCCCCCAAGTGTGAGTCCAGCACGTCACCAGCTCACAAGTGCACTAAGTCGTATGACTCAGGGGCTGCGTTGGGTACGTTTTACATTGGGGCGATCAAGCTCTGTAAACCAGAACCAGAGCCCTTTGAGACAACTTGATAATGGGATAAATGGAAGAGAAGACGACGATGATGTCGAAATGCTAATTCCAGTTTCTGATGGAGCTTCAGACTTGGACGTGAGTGACTGCTCCAGACCTCTTCTTGATCTCGCCTCAGATCAAGGACAAGGGTTTAGACCACCCTGTAGTGCAACAGACCCTGGGGTGAGGCCAAGTAATCGAGATGGCCCTTGTGAGCGCTGTGGTATTGTCCACACAGCCCAGGTACCGGACACTTGCTTGGAAGCAACACTGAAAAATGAAATGAGTGATGATGAGGCTTTGTTACTTTGTTAG
- the LRP12 gene encoding low-density lipoprotein receptor-related protein 12 isoform X1: protein MARRWSTKESPRWRSALVLLFLAGVYGNGALAEHSENVHISGVSTACGETPEQIRAPSGIITSPGWPSEYPAKINCSWFIRANPGEIITISFQDFDIQGSRRCSLDWLTIETYKNIESYRVCGSTIPPPYISSQDHVWIRFHSDDSISRKGFRLSYFSGKSEEPHCACDQFRCGNGKCIPEAWKCNNMDECGDSSDEEICGREANPPPSASSQPCAYNQFQCLSRFTKVYTCLPESLKCDGNIDCLDLGDEIDCDVPTCGQWLKYFYGTFNSPNYPDFYPPGSNCTWLIDTGDHRKVILRFTDFKLDGTGYGDYVKIYDGLEENPHKLLRVLTAFDSHAPLTVVSSSGQIRVHFCADKVNAARGFNATYQVDGFCLPWEIPCGGNWGCYTEQQRCDGYWHCPNGRDEINCTMCQKEEFPCSRNGVCYPRSDRCNYQNHCPNGSDEKNCFFCQPGNFHCKNNRCVFESWVCDSQDDCGDGSDEENCPVIVPTRVITAAVIGSLICGLLLVIALGCTCKLYSLRMFERRSFETQLSRVEAELLRREAPPSYGQLIAQGLIPPVEDFPVCSPNQASVLENLRLAVRSQLGFTSIRLPMAGRSSNIWNRIFNFARSRHSGSLALVSADGDEVGPSQSTSREPERNHTHRSLFSVESDDTDTENERRDTAGASGGVAAPLPQKVPPITAVEATVGASGSSSAQSTRGGHTDNGRDVTSVDPPSVSPARHQLTSALSRMTQGLRWVRFTLGRSSSVNQNQSPLRQLDNGINGREDDDDVEMLIPVSDGASDLDVSDCSRPLLDLASDQGQGFRPPCSATDPGVRPSNRDGPCERCGIVHTAQVPDTCLEATLKNEMSDDEALLLC, encoded by the exons CTTGTGGAGAGACTCCAGAACAAATTCGAGCACCTAGTGGTATAATCACGAGCCCAGGCTGGCCTTCTGAATATCCTGCCAAAATCAACTGTAGCTGGTTCATAAGGGCAAACCCAGGGGAAATCATTACTATAAG TTTTCAGGATTTTGATATTCAAGGATCCAGAAGATGCAGTTTGGACTGGCTGACAATAGAAACATACAAGAATATTGAAAGTTACAGAGTGTGTGGTTCCACAATTCCACCACCATATATTTCTTCACAAGACCACGTCTGGATCAGGTTCCATTCCGATGACAGTATCTCTAGAAAGGGTTTCAGACTGTCATATTTTTCAG GGAAATCTGAGGAACCACACTGTGCTTGTGATCAGTTTCGTTGTGGTAATGGGAAGTGTATACCGGAAGCCTGGAAAtgtaataacatggatgaatgtgGAGACAGTTCTGATGAAGAGATCTGTGGCCGAGAAGCTAATCCTCCACCGTCTGCTTCTTCTCAACCCTGTGCTTACAACCAGTTCCAGTGTCTGTCCCGATTTACCAAAGTTTACACTTGCCTCCCGGAATCTTTAAAATGCGATGGGAACATTGACTGCCTCGACCTAGGGGATGAGATAGACTGTGATGTGCCAACTTGTGGGCAgtggttaaaatatttttatggtacTTTTAATTCTCCCAATTATCCAGACTTTTATCCTCCTGGAAGCAATTGCACCTGGTTAATAGACACTGGTGATCACCGTAAAGTCATTTTACGCTTCACTGACTTTAAACTGGATGGTACTGGTTATGGTGATTATGTCAAAATATACGATGGATTAGAGGAGAATCCACACAAGCTTTTGCGTGTGTTAACTGCTTTTGATTCTCATGCGCCTCTTACAGTTGTTTCTTCTTCTGGACAGATAAGGGTACATTTTTGTGCTGATAAAGTGAATGCTGCAAGGGGATTTAATGCTACTTACCAAGTAGATGGCTTCTGTTTGCCGTGGGAAATACCCTGTGGAGGTAACTGGGGGTGTTATACTGAGCAGCAGCGATGTGATGGGTACTGGCATTGTCCAAATGGAAGGGACGAAATCAATTGTACCATGTGCCAAAAGGAAGAATTCCCATGTTCCCGAAACGGTGTCTGTTATCCTCGTTCTGATCGTTGCAACTACCAGAATCATTGCCCAAATGGCTCAGATGAAAAAAACTGCTTTTTTTGCCAGCCAGGAAATTTTCATTGTAAAAACAATCGTTGTGTGTTTGAAAGCTGGGTGTGTGATTCTCAGGACGACTGCGGAGATGGCAGCGATGAGGAGAATTGCCCAGTGATTGTGCCTACCAGAGTCATAACTGCGGCCGTCATAGGGAGCCTTATCTGTGGCCTCTTACTGGTCATAGCGTTGGGATGCACCTGTAAGCTTTACTCTCTGAGAATGTTTGAACGAAG GTCATTTGAGACACAGTTGTCAAGAGTGGAAGCAGAACTGTTAAGAAGAGAAGCCCCTCCCTCTTACGGACAGTTGATTGCTCAGGGTTTAATTCCACCGGTTGAGGATTTCCCTGTTTGTTCCCCTAATCAG gCTTCTGTTTTGGAAAACCTGAGGCTAGCCGTGCGATCCCAGCTTGGATTTACTTCAATCAGGCTTCCTATGGCAGGCAGATCCAGCAACATTTGGAATcgtatttttaattttgcaagATCGCGTCATTCAGGGTCATTGGCTTTGGTCTCAGCAGATGGAGATGAGGTTGGCCCTAGTCAGAGTACCAGCAGAGAACCTGAAAGAAATCATACTCACAGAAGTTTGTTTTCCGTGGAGTCTGAcgacacagacacagaaaatgaaagaagagatacGGCAGGAGCATCTGGTGGGGTTGCAGCTCCCTTGCCGCAAAAAGTCCCTCCCATAACAGCGGTAGAAGCAACAGTGGGAGCAAGTGGAAGTTCCTCTGCTCAGAGTACCCGAGGTGGTCACACAGATAATGGAAGGGATGTGACAAGTGTGGACCCCCCAAGTGTGAGTCCAGCACGTCACCAGCTCACAAGTGCACTAAGTCGTATGACTCAGGGGCTGCGTTGGGTACGTTTTACATTGGGGCGATCAAGCTCTGTAAACCAGAACCAGAGCCCTTTGAGACAACTTGATAATGGGATAAATGGAAGAGAAGACGACGATGATGTCGAAATGCTAATTCCAGTTTCTGATGGAGCTTCAGACTTGGACGTGAGTGACTGCTCCAGACCTCTTCTTGATCTCGCCTCAGATCAAGGACAAGGGTTTAGACCACCCTGTAGTGCAACAGACCCTGGGGTGAGGCCAAGTAATCGAGATGGCCCTTGTGAGCGCTGTGGTATTGTCCACACAGCCCAGGTACCGGACACTTGCTTGGAAGCAACACTGAAAAATGAAATGAGTGATGATGAGGCTTTGTTACTTTGTTAG